A window of the Emys orbicularis isolate rEmyOrb1 chromosome 1, rEmyOrb1.hap1, whole genome shotgun sequence genome harbors these coding sequences:
- the LRRC51 gene encoding leucine-rich repeat-containing protein 51 — protein MSVRWDCCKISLQAPPLDYSFRGISFIQDLLTEEPRAGLKVIKRSAGGKLLTQAVRLNNNTINELTDFASTMEQLLEYPDELSWVDLSFNDLSTIDPVLTMYPDLRALNLHGNSIQSLAEVDKLAVLPRLRTLTLHGNPIEEEKGYRSYVLSVLPQLKSFDFSGVTKQDRSTATFWRRMNVKPKKVKKRRDDY, from the exons ATGAGCGTGCGATGGGATTGCTGTAAGATCTCACTGCAGGCACCTCCTCTGGACTATTCCTTCCGAGGCATCAGCTTCATCCAAG ACCTGCTGACagaggagccccgggctggccTCAAGGTGATCAAGCGCTCGGCCGGGGGGAAGCTGCTGACCCAGGCGGTGCGCCTGAATAACAACACCATCAATGAGCTGACCGACTTCGCCTCCACCATGGAGCAGCTGCTGGAGTACCCCGACGAGCTCTCCTGGGTCGACCTCTCCTTCAACGACTTGTCTACCATCGACCCG GTGCTGACTATGTACCCCGACCTCCGGGCCCTCAACCTGCACGGGAACAGCATCCAGAGCCTCGCCGAGGTGGACAAGCTGGCCGTCCTGCCGCGCCTGCGCACGCTGACCCTGCACGGAAACCCCATCGAGGAGGAGAAAGGCTacag GAGCTACGTGCTGTCCGTGCTGCCCCAGCTGAAGTCCTTCGATTTCAGCGGCGTGACGAAGCAGGACCGCTCCACCGCCACCTTCTGGAGACGCATGAATGTCAAACCCAAGAAGGTCAAGAAAAGGCGGGACGACTACTGA